Genomic DNA from Gimesia aquarii:
AGCCTTCATGGACGAAACTTAGCTTGCATCCGTTGTTAGTTGGTTCGATGTTCCAGTGGAGAGTGGTGCCAACCCATTCATCGTTGACAGAAAGATCATCGTTCACGTGATTCTGCACAATACACTCCCAGATCACAGTCTGTTGCGGGGTCAGTTTTTTGACACACATTGTGTTATACGTTTCACCAAATCGGAATGTCGCTTCCGTACCAACGCTTGAGGCATCATCGGCGTGAGTGGTCCACCATTGGCTCACGTCTTTGGTCAACGCTTGAAAGACTTTTTCTGGAGACGCTTGTAAGTTTGTCTCACAAGTAAAGGGTTTCGAGTTCATTACGCACTTTCCACTATAAAGTATACATCGTCAAACGCATACAAGAGGTTCGGTTCTGTTGGCCGAATATAACCGACTTAAAACAACGCTTCTTTGCCAAGTTGCCGACGCACAATCACCCATTGACCAGCGTGCATCATCCAGTGTGCTGACTGTCCGGCAATGACGGCGCCGACCGTACCACCAAACATTTTGAGATGTTCGGGAGCGGGCACCTGAAGCTCTTCATCACTCAAGCGATCCAGTAAAGCCAATGTCCCCGCCCGTTGTTCATCCATGTATTTCAGATATTCGTCCTTCGTGCAGAAATCGCCGGGATTATCGCTGGATGCGGTTTCCTTGCTATGTTTTTCTGCAAACCCTTCAGGTAAGGCAGGCATCGAATCGGGACAGACCATATTGTTGAGGTCGTGCTCGGCGACGATCAGATGGCCTAGCTGCCAGGCAATGTGATTCGCATTCTCGACAGGACGACGCATTAAATCTTGATCCGAGAGATCCTGAAGATAGCCTTGTACGACTGATGTGGGGAGTTGTAATTCGCTTTTAATGTGTGCGGCAATACTCATTCTTTTGTCCTTAGAAGTGATTTTGACGTTAGTTAATGTTTGATGTCTTCATGTATCAAATTCGGCAGGCTCTTGATCAATATAAGGTCTGCCTGTTCCGATCTCTACATATTCTTTCAAGCTCACACCAAGAAAGAAAGGCCAACGCTCGGAACAGTGTGGATAGCATTCTAATTGCTCTGTTAAGCCTTCATGCTCAAATAATAATTGGGTACCATTTTCGACAGCCGAAAGTTTGAAAGAGAGCCGG
This window encodes:
- a CDS encoding SRPBCC family protein codes for the protein MNSKPFTCETNLQASPEKVFQALTKDVSQWWTTHADDASSVGTEATFRFGETYNTMCVKKLTPQQTVIWECIVQNHVNDDLSVNDEWVGTTLHWNIEPTNNGCKLSFVHEGLVPELECYEICDAGWSHFILTSLKKYVETGTGEPFTP
- a CDS encoding DinB family protein, which translates into the protein MSIAAHIKSELQLPTSVVQGYLQDLSDQDLMRRPVENANHIAWQLGHLIVAEHDLNNMVCPDSMPALPEGFAEKHSKETASSDNPGDFCTKDEYLKYMDEQRAGTLALLDRLSDEELQVPAPEHLKMFGGTVGAVIAGQSAHWMMHAGQWVIVRRQLGKEALF